The genomic DNA TTGTCTCTTTGTGAGATAGCGACGTCTGTTGGGACCAAGAGATGATTAGATTTTGGGGGAGATCTCATTCCGGATCGTACTTTTTGTGAATTTAGTAAAGGCATGGAAAAATGAAAGccaattattacatgtaaatagccATTGTTGTGGTCAGTAGTTTAATTAAATagcaatttatttatatttacactTTTTCATAAGAACAAACTGTGGACGGTTGATTAATTGGATTGTTGATTACTGTAAACCGACtactgttttttttcaattttttttttaatgtaaaaaacAACCCGACTACTGTTTATTCATAACCACAAACTAtgtcattaaaaaataaaaatggcaGATTTTAAATCACAAGAACAAAATCTGAATGGAACACAAAGTCATTAATTATAttccatttttaattttaaaagacttttttattcataaagaTAAATTGTACTATTTTTCATTAAACAATTCCAATTGGAGCTTATTAATATTgcattttcaaagttttttcgTCAGAAAAATGTACTATGTACGAAAACACCCGAATTGTTTACGTACCTTCAAGTAGACCTGCAAAGCTCTCAGTATTTTCCTGGCTTCGTAGTCTTCGTCGTAGCTGTAAGGAcgattttcattttcttcatcATCGCCTACGGTAGAATTGTTACTTCTGCCGCCAGGGGGCTCACTTGAAGATGATGAGGCACTACTCTGTGATGTCCTAGACTGTAACATCAGACTCTCTGTGTCCGCGTAAATTCTGTCTTGAGTCTGGATCATGTCTtccattttgaatttgatgtcGATAGCTTCTTTAGTTGCCTGAACAGCTTCTTGTTGTAAATCGCAAAATTTACTCTGAGAACGAAAACGAACGAGAAAGTCatatttagaaaatgatgaattGAGAATTTATGAACAGTCTACAAACAGTATCTTCGTTCCGCACCGTAACATAGATTCATCAACTAGATATACTCGTTTATTCACTGAGACTAAAGGTCAATGGTCATTGGAGGTTCCGGAAGAGGTGATTTtgcttgtttacaaacattacttgTCGCATTGTGATCATTAACTCGTACCCACCACAAGTTCTGAATACTGAGCTGAAACTGGCTTATTTCCATGACACCTGAGGAAAAAGTCTGTCATAAACGAACCCCCCAAATTTCTGCTCAGAAGCAAAGTTTGTTTGagcgtctctctctctctctctctctctctctctctctctctctctctctctctctctctctctctctctctctctctctctctctctctctctctctctctctctctctctctctctctctctgtctgtctgcctctctctctctgtgtatgtatgtatgtgtgtgtgtgtgtatgtgtgtgtgtgtgtgtgtgtgtgtgtgtgtgtgtgtgtgtgtgtgtgtgtgtgtgtgtgtgtgtgtgtgtgtgtgtgtgtgtgtgtgtgtgaatcgTATCGGATGCTGCTGGCACTATATTTTAGCACTTGTCCTGTTGTGGATTATAATATCAGGTACTATAATTAATATATGCACGTACCATCACTGTAGTTTGTAACCTAGGGAACTGAATATAGGTGTCGGTGACTAGCTTCTGACCAATTCGTTCAACTTCAAAATTGACAGCCTGTAAGAGTCTCTCTGCTGGTGCGATGAATTCTTTGATAATTTGACGAATCAGATTCTCACAGATTGGTCTATCTTTGATGAACGGTGGCAGTTCTAAACCTTTCTGTTCACGAATTTCTTCTTTGATATCTGGAAGATGTTGGTCGCCTATGATGATCAAAAGAAAAgagaatttgaaatgtttaatatataaaaatgtgtgtgtattaaagtGAAAAAAGACCTAGTCTAGACTACTATAATAGTATACtataatgatattgataatttattcTAAGAGACATACAAGATAactttaaaacaattttcaaaaacacgTCACAATTTGATTGCAATTCTTTGTGGGAAAGGGAGACGAAAAGTAGTTGTCTTGCAACTAGTCGAATCCGCCCCTTGTTTAGTTTAGAGGATATCCCTGGCTTTGGATCTGAAGATTTTTTTCTGCATAAAGCCATCATGGAGAGCCTCTAGAATATCCCCAGTTACAATCTTGTAAATTAATAAATCAGCAAAATTTTGGGCATGCGATCAATTTGATCCATTTGATTGGGCACATCTCTAGTCATCTTCCAATGGGAGTACCCCATCTCCTACCCAACCCTAACCGGATGTCCAAGGTACGAGTTTCTCTCTCTTTTGAACGTGTGAACTGAATTACTGGTAGTGAGACACGTTGCGTGTTAGAGCTGTGTGTGTTGCTATAGCCTATACCTTGAGTCGATGTTGGGGTAGCTTCAACTGCATCATCTGATGACGTTTGAATTGGTTCAGCTACACCACTGTTGCTGATTGAGTCATCAATGGAAGTTGTATCTGTACGACTTAAATCGGGACGAATAACTTCATCAATTGGCATCTCGCGTTTTGTTATTGCATCTGCCGCAACTATAGCGCCACCAACAGCACCGTCGATATATTCTTTTGGTTTCAAATCTACAGGTGACTTTTCGCCTTCCGTTGGCGAATAATACTCTTCATCAGAGCTCGAGTCATTGGATTTTACACTGCTAATACTCTGAGTGTCAAAAGGATATTTCTCAATGGTTTCTACTTTACGAGGTAGACTTGGCCAGTTGCTTTCAGGTCTCGTTCCAGTGAGTAGTTGTCCCGGAATCTGTTGGGGATGATGTTGTTGCGATCTTGTTTGATTAGGGCGTGTGAATTGAGATGGACTCCCAATTGAAGAATATCTCTCAGGTTGGAAGTTGTTCGAATTTGCCTGTGTTGATGGCGTTTTGTCTTTCCTTTTCCTTCCAAACTGGAAGAATTTGGATTTTCGAGCTGATTGTTGTGGTTCTTTAAAACCCGATAGATCATCGTCTACCATGTCCCAGTCAGTAGGTGATGGGGATCGCTGATTTGTACGAATCGCCGCTGGTGGCGCTTTTTGGTTGTGAGGTAGTGTGTGGGAACTTTTTGCTACCGGCACACTGGCTTTTCCTTGGGTCAAGTTAGGCGGAAGGGTATCAGCTCTCTGTTTGTGCTCGACTGTGTTAGGTTGAACATGTGGATTTCGAAACGTCCCGGACACTGCACAAGGCATTGATGAAATCGGATTCGGGAAGGACGGTTGGTTTTGGGTCATGTGTCGGTCACGTGTGTGTTCTTCTCGCTTGGGACTCGGAGCTTGAGAATATGGCATCGTAGGTTTTGAATCTTTCGGGAGTACTTTTTGAACTGATTCATTTTTCACAGCGTTCTTATTTTGTGATATCTCTTTCACTAAAggtttatttgtattcaaactCTTCGAAGTCGTTTTTGACTTTTCAGTTGTCCTTCTAGCACCAGACGATCGCCCTCTATAACCAGGCGCCCCTGCCATTCCTCGGTTCGATTGATTCAGTGCCGTCCTATTTACATCAGTGACCGTTTGCCATTCTGCCGAAAGATTTAGAAGAAATAACGTGTCACTGCAAGGACTCACTATTCTCAATGGAACCATGAAAGGCAGGGGGTGCCACTTATATTTATAACTGATGAATCACACTTTAAAACGTACCGTTTCATGAGTAAAACAATGTAAGACAGAGAGAGGGTGTTTTGGGAATTTGGAAATTAGGTAAAAAGTGTGGAAGTATATAGAAAAAGGTATTTCGAATACACAGAAACCAAAGTTTGAATACACTATATGcatatacaatactatatgtatatacaatgtatatacattgttcaTCTATATATAAGTATTGAAGTTGTAGTACGTTCAAGTTCAAGGGCGATGGACCTGTCAAAGCTGGTGTTCTGCtccaaaaatcattaaaatatgaACTGGAAACAGATTGTCAAATATTGGAATGATGTGACGAACAGGTTCAATCACTGTTTTTTAAAACGATCCATTTGAAAAGTCCTACACCGTGTACTACGTATACGTAACATCTCAGAACTAAATTtaacattgacctttgacctatcgCACCAACCTATCATGGTTCCTCAGAGTTTataacattttcaatgttttttttttcattttaagtaTTCACTGCTCCATCTTAATTAAAGCTTACAATTGTTGTTTGTGAGTTGTATGTAGTGTTCTTATCAAATAATAACCAAATAGACTAAGAGGTTTTTGAAGAAGTCTAaatgattttaaattatttcttgGCATTTTTAGTCAGCggatacatgtattcattcctAGCTCTTGTCTTGAAAATATGACAACATTACTCCGGATAGTCTAACATTATTTGGTAAAAAACATAACAAACTGTCTGATTCTCATtgcaaaatgttcaaaaattgtttgcatTCATTTACATCTTTATTTGTGTGTTAATTTATCCAAAATATTCTCAAACTACAAAGATAAGTTTAGATCTAGATCTGGGACAAAATGAGCCTGGGAACTACTCGTGACATTTTTGGCCTGTTACTCTCATTCAAGTTGTGATAATGTGTTTATAGAACGTCAAGTTTCATTGGTATAATCATTCCcaacaatttctttattttggtTGTTTACTGACGTCGTATATTAAACTGTAAAATACGTCGTGCCGGTCCGACCTCAGCGGCCTTCTTTCGACAGGCTGACGACTGAGGGCGCACCGTCGCGACATGATCACTTGTAATACAAGTACCTGCTTGGAGAGATTCTAATTCATCGGCGAACTTCTCGTAATGTCTTTTAACGATGGTCTGCAGTCGTAAACTTCTGTCCCAGGTCGCACCTTTGTAAACACCGTCTGCTGCGTTATTGAAATCTTCAGGAAATCTGGCCAGTATCTGTCGAAATCAATCATTCCTTATTtataaatgtaacaaatattgatataagCCTACATAGGTTTGCATTCTGGCATAATTTGTTTTGACAGAAATTAAGTATTATATAAACCAAAATTGCAACTTAAATGAGAGGTaaagttgccatggcaataatTTTTGGTTGGTATGGCAATTTATATAGCTAATATTTAACCGATCGGGATAATTaactttaatttgaatgttCTGGTGTATGCAACttcacaatctgattaaaatccgatgtggtgaaagcggctagatgtccttatttacctctattcatcgtgttgtgacgtttgttttgttcggagtgatcacCGCCTTCCcacggcgatcactccgaacaaaacaaacgtcacaacacgatgaatagaggtaaataaggacatctagccgctttcaccacatcggattttaatcagattggcaaCTTCCATGGCACACAGTATGCGGAAGCAGATTATATGCTTTTTACTTTCAGCGACTACAAAAAAGCCAGGGGCCGGACATGGGTTGTAAGGGGAAAGTTTTCAGTACATGTGTTTGAAGAGTACTGTATCTGAAATAAGTTTATCCCAGTAGTGAACAATCAATGGTAGCTCccatttaattaaaaaaatgtttataggGATAAATACGGAAAGTATTGTACCGGATCGGAACAATCGTTTAATTATCCCGATTTTGAAAATTCCTGACTGATAAAAGGAAATCAGGGATGCACAATATAAACTGATGAGGAGATTTACCCTCTCCACAGTCTCTGTTGGTACACTATCGCCAAGTGCCGCCAAAactgattttcatttgaactgTGTAATTATCTTAAGTTCTCAAGCTATGAAATTAATCTGCACATAAGTGAGAACTTAAAACATCCGATATGTGACTAGATATTGtgaaatgtcaaagttcaacttACCCTGACGAGGAGATCTATCCTCTCTACAGTCTCTGTTGGTACACTATCGCCAAGTGCCGCCAACTCTTGATTCGTTTCTTCCAACTTTGTCTTTATACCACGCTGTAGTTGGGGAACTGATTTCTAAGGGGAAAATAATAcaattctcaacaaagttacttaggattttttgtacatttttcgCGATATCTTGACTTTTGATTGATTATTCATATCGCAAATTTAAACCTTTCATGATATCAATATGATTCCTAATAACTTGCTCCTTTTTCATTCGATCTGTCCCTCTTTTCTTCATATGTTTCGTCTTATTTTAATatgcatgtttcaaatttttTGGGAACTTTTAAATCATCACAGCGCATCCGTGAGTATGGGTTATTGTTCCGATCAGTTTTGTCAATAGTACTGAACTTCGGAGATCTATTCCTGACTTTTCTCATCTTTTTATATAGGTCCTAAAAGTCTAGTAATGGACCTATCTCAACAacttatttgttcatttttattaACTTACTCTGATTTGTTCAACAAGTTCGGTGGTCAACCTGTTCGCTAACATCCTCGTACCAGCACACCTATCATGATACAGGACACtggaaacaacaaaatattattgattttgatttaaaaGGCAACAATTTGTGAGtgtatggagagagagagagagagagagagagagagagagagagagagagagagagagagagagagagagagagagagagagagagagagagagagagagagagagagagagagagagagagagagagagagagagagagagagagagagagagagagagggggggggagagagagggagagacagacagacagacagacagacagacagacagagacagagagagagacagacagacagagaggcagagacagagagagacagagacagatacagagacagacatacagagagagacagagaaagagacagagactgagacagagagagagacagagagacagagacagatacagagacagacagagggagacagagagaaagagaaagacacAGAgccagagacagagagaaagagagagagagagagagagagagagagagagagagagagagagagagagagagcgagacagagacagagatagagatagtatatttattcacaGACGAATGAATTAGAGTAGAATTCCTCCATTCACCAAACTTATCAATTTAGCAATGCATTCAATTGTGTGTTTCTAGCCTTCCTACATGCAGCTCCACTTACTGCCAACCAATGGCATTTAATTATACTACTTTATGGCATGCTAATAACGTTGTTACATACTTGTAAATTCTGTGTTCTTTGAAAAATCTATCCTCTTCATCCATAGCCTCGTCCAAGGGCTGCTTTGATTCCACCTTTTTCTGGCCTCGGCATTTTATCACTGTGTATCCTTTCTTCAAAGGGAGAACTTTGTTTTGTGCTACTTTGACAACATTTGATTCAGTGCCTGCGTCTACCAGGTCAGGTTTTGTCATTACACCTGTTGACAAAAAGTTCCACCATGATTTAGAAAGATCATATATAACCACATCTTTACACCCGACGAAAAGTCTGTGCAGACATACTGCAACACACAAGACAATATACAATGGGATATCCTGATTGGGATAACGTCTTGTAGATAAATGAACTTTGAATACTCTGGCACATGTAACTACAACATGGCATATGTAGAAACAGTGAGAGGATTTGGAAATGTGCTGAATAtgagttttaaatattgttctATCTGTGACCTAATTTACCCAAATGTTGATATCTTAAAGTTGTAGAAAGTCAAAGGAAAGTGGTGCTCGTGTCCCCTACTACCTCGGTTGCTCATTGGTGTGACCAAGGTTTA from Glandiceps talaboti chromosome 22, keGlaTala1.1, whole genome shotgun sequence includes the following:
- the LOC144451930 gene encoding interferon-induced GTP-binding protein Mx-like isoform X2, which encodes MTSKGHASSVESDEFGMMASDPKMPYLSSAYHDRIRPCIDLVDSLRRIGLDKDIDLPAVVVIGDQSVGKSSVLEAISGVQLPRGTEIVTRCPVELRLKNIDENDWRGRIRYTSHSKDVVDRYIDDPEHIGDEIKKAQNDITGSAKGISDSLITVQVESMYVPNLTLIDLPGIARVALDGQPGDIGDKTKSLIRKYISKEETIILCVIPCNVDIATTEAIKLAQEVDPNGTRTLGVMTKPDLVDAGTESNVVKVAQNKVLPLKKGYTVIKCRGQKKVESKQPLDEAMDEEDRFFKEHRIYNVLYHDRCAGTRMLANRLTTELVEQIRKSVPQLQRGIKTKLEETNQELAALGDSVPTETVERIDLLVRILARFPEDFNNAADGVYKGATWDRSLRLQTIVKRHYEKFADELESLQAGDQHLPDIKEEIREQKGLELPPFIKDRPICENLIRQIIKEFIAPAERLLQAVNFEVERIGQKLVTDTYIQFPRLQTTVMSKFCDLQQEAVQATKEAIDIKFKMEDMIQTQDRIYADTESLMLQSRTSQSSASSSSSEPPGGRSNNSTVGDDEENENRPYSYDEDYEARKILRALQVYLKVATTRLMDDIPMTITYYLLHELGKEIKTEMSKFMIEKNFDEFLREDAAIEERRLALETKRERLDRANKELALFTL
- the LOC144451930 gene encoding uncharacterized protein LOC144451930 isoform X1 — protein: MTSKGHASSVESDEFGMMASDPKMPYLSSAYHDRIRPCIDLVDSLRRIGLDKDIDLPAVVVIGDQSVGKSSVLEAISGVQLPRGTEIVTRCPVELRLKNIDENDWRGRIRYTSHSKDVVDRYIDDPEHIGDEIKKAQNDITGSAKGISDSLITVQVESMYVPNLTLIDLPGIARVALDGQPGDIGDKTKSLIRKYISKEETIILCVIPCNVDIATTEAIKLAQEVDPNGTRTLGVMTKPDLVDAGTESNVVKVAQNKVLPLKKGYTVIKCRGQKKVESKQPLDEAMDEEDRFFKEHRIYNVLYHDRCAGTRMLANRLTTELVEQIRKSVPQLQRGIKTKLEETNQELAALGDSVPTETVERIDLLVRILARFPEDFNNAADGVYKGATWDRSLRLQTIVKRHYEKFADELESLQAEWQTVTDVNRTALNQSNRGMAGAPGYRGRSSGARRTTEKSKTTSKSLNTNKPLVKEISQNKNAVKNESVQKVLPKDSKPTMPYSQAPSPKREEHTRDRHMTQNQPSFPNPISSMPCAVSGTFRNPHVQPNTVEHKQRADTLPPNLTQGKASVPVAKSSHTLPHNQKAPPAAIRTNQRSPSPTDWDMVDDDLSGFKEPQQSARKSKFFQFGRKRKDKTPSTQANSNNFQPERYSSIGSPSQFTRPNQTRSQQHHPQQIPGQLLTGTRPESNWPSLPRKVETIEKYPFDTQSISSVKSNDSSSDEEYYSPTEGEKSPVDLKPKEYIDGAVGGAIVAADAITKREMPIDEVIRPDLSRTDTTSIDDSISNSGVAEPIQTSSDDAVEATPTSTQGDQHLPDIKEEIREQKGLELPPFIKDRPICENLIRQIIKEFIAPAERLLQAVNFEVERIGQKLVTDTYIQFPRLQTTVMSKFCDLQQEAVQATKEAIDIKFKMEDMIQTQDRIYADTESLMLQSRTSQSSASSSSSEPPGGRSNNSTVGDDEENENRPYSYDEDYEARKILRALQVYLKVATTRLMDDIPMTITYYLLHELGKEIKTEMSKFMIEKNFDEFLREDAAIEERRLALETKRERLDRANKELALFTL